One stretch of Sander lucioperca isolate FBNREF2018 chromosome 13, SLUC_FBN_1.2, whole genome shotgun sequence DNA includes these proteins:
- the htatsf1 gene encoding HIV Tat-specific factor 1 produces the protein MSGQSNNNKDFLEQLRMQELYDRRNEDGSSDPNTYIDPEDGTVYDWDHEKKAFFPKITEDFIAAYQANYGFTQDGHPDANNAAVSSSNPAASEPDSKPLEKEKPEDATQNPDPDQDETAAKEAKHKGEKRKADPGWFDIDDNKNTNVYVSGLPPDISSEEFAELMSKCGIVMRDPITEEYKVKLYKDKEGNLKGDGLCCYLKKESVALALRLIDESEVRGYRLHVEAARFELKGQYDASKKKKKNKDYKKKMQQQQKQLDWRPEKQGEVRKRHEKVVIIRNMFHPSDFEEDPLELNEYREDLRSECEKFGGVKKVILFDRHPDGVASVAFKEPEQADACIQSFNGRWFGGRQLTAELWDGTTDYQVEETTREREERLKGWSTFLDGGNQGQQNNTSKPAEGSTTSTEPTEPSSTTEPEQHPKTEPQQQEEEKEADSTDSSLAGSDDEEA, from the exons ATGAGTGGTCAATCAAATAACAACAAAGACTTTTTGGAGCAGCTGCGGATGCAGGAACTCTATGACCGGAGAAATGAGGATGGCTCCTCTGACCCCAACACCTACATTGACCCAGAGGATGGGACTGTGTATGACTGGGACCATGAAAAGAAGGCTTTTTTCCCTAAA ATAACAGAGGACTTCATTGCAGCCTACCAGGCCAACTATGGCTTCACTCAGGATGGCCATCCAGATGCCAACAACGCTGCAGTGAGCAGCTCCAACCCAGCAGCCTCAGAACCAGACAGCAAGCCCTTAGAAAAGGAGAAACCAGAAGATGCCACCCAAAACCCGGACCCAGACCAGGATGAGACTGCAGCTAAAGAAGCCAAACATAAAGGGGAGAAGAGGAAAGCAGATCCAG GATGGTTTGATATcgatgacaataaaaacacGAACGTCTACGTATCAG GCCTGCCTCCTGACATCAGCAGTGAGGAGTTTGCTGAGCTGATGTCCAAGTGCGGCATTGTTATGCGGGACCCCATTACTGAAGAGTACAAGGTCAAACTCTACAAGGACAAAGAGGGAAATCTGAAGGGAGATGGCCTCTGCTGCTATCTCAAG AAGGAGTCAGTGGCATTGGCTCTGCGTCTGATTGACGAGTCAGAGGTCCGAGGTTACAGACTCCACGTGGAAGCAGCACGGTTTGAGCTAAAGGGCCAGTATGATGCcagcaagaagaagaagaagaacaaagaTTATAAGAAGAAGATGCAGCAGCAACAGAA ACAGTTGGACTGGAGGCCAGAGAAGCAAGGAGAAGTGAGGAAGAGACATGAAAAAGTTGTCATCATTAGGAACATGTTCCACCCCAGTGACTTTGAG GAAGACCCACTGGAGTTGAATGAGTATCGCGAGGATCTGCGGTCAGAGTGTGAGAAGTTTGGGGGAGTCAAGAAGGTCATCCTCTTTGAT AGACACCCAGACGGCGTGGCATCAGTCGCATTTAAGGAGCCTGAGCAAGCTGATGCATGCATTCAGTCGTTTAATGGTCGCTGGTTTGGAGGAAGGCAGCTGACTGCTGAGCTTTGGGATGGAACGACAGACTATCAG GTGGAAGAGACAACACGTGAGCGGGAGGAGCGACTGAAGGGTTGGTCTACTTTCCTGGATGGAGGCAATCAGGGCCAGCAGAACAACACCTCCAAGCCAGCGGAGGGCAGCACCACCTCTACAGAACCCACAGAACCCTCCAGCACCACGGAGCCTGAACAGCATCCAAAAACAGAACCACAGCAACaggaagaggaaaaggaagcagactctacagacagcagcctggCAGGAAGTGATGATGAGGAAGCCTAG